The proteins below come from a single Molothrus ater isolate BHLD 08-10-18 breed brown headed cowbird chromosome 3, BPBGC_Mater_1.1, whole genome shotgun sequence genomic window:
- the LOC118700220 gene encoding acrosin-like, translated as MNWLSLLVLLTVAGLAHGTWDNCGWTCGLRPMVSDSIPHDDGMTRIVGGTGAKPGAWPWMVSIQHPRIPGSKHWCGGSLVSAEWVLTAAHCFDRIKKIGILNVVIGATQLTQLGPGAQVRKIKKLFRHKKYKRSDISNDIALLELNEPVQCSPYIQLACVADPTLRVSELQNCWIAGWGLTSEGDEDSSDHLQEAKVQLIDIQLCNSTGWNAGEIHTYNLCAGYSEGGIDTCQGDSGGPLMCQDNNADSWWVIGVTSWGKGCARAKLPGVYTSTQYFYDWILAQMGLSPFGSAS; from the exons ATGAATTGGCTCAGCCTCCTCGTCCTGCTGACcgtggctgggctggcacacgGGACATGGGACAACTGCGG ATGGACTTGCGGCCTCCGACCCATGGTGTCTGACTCCATACCTCATGATGACGGCATGACACGTATTGTGGGTGGCACAGGTGCCAAGCCAGGGGCCTGGCCATGGATGGTCAGCATCCAGCATCCGAGGATACCAGGCTCAAAGCATTGGTGTGGAGGGTCCCTCGTCAGTGCAGAGTGGGTCCTCACAGCAGCCCACTGCTTTGACAGGATCAA GAAAATCGGCATCTTGAATGTGGTGATTGGGGCCACCCAGTTGACTCAGCTGGGCCCTGGGGCACAAGTGCGGAAGATTAAGAAGCTATTTCGTCACAAAAAATACAAGAGAAGTGATATAAGTAATGATATTGCCTTGCTAGAACTGAATGAGCCTGTCCAGTGCAGCCCTTACATCCAGTTGGCCTGTGTGGCTGACCCCACCCTAAGAGTCTCAGAGCTGCAAAACTGCTGGATTGCTGGTTGGGGTTTAACCTCAGAAGGAG ATGAAGACTCAAGTGATCACCTCCAGGAGGCCAAGGTCCAGCTCATCGATATCCAGCTCTGCAACAGCACTGGCTGGAATGCAGGGGAAATCCACACCTACAACTTGTGTGCTGGTTACTCAGAGGGCGGCATCGACACCTGCCAG ggtgaCAGCGGTGGTCCTCTCATGTGCCAGGACAACAACGCTGACTCCTGGTGGGTCATCGGAGTGACCAGCTGGGGAAAAGGCTGCGCCAGAGCAAAGCTGCCCGGAGTCTACACCTCCACTCAGTACTTCTATGACTGGATTCTGGCCCAGATGGGCCTGAGCCCATTTGGAAGTGCTTCCTGA